Proteins found in one Ailuropoda melanoleuca isolate Jingjing unplaced genomic scaffold, ASM200744v2 unplaced-scaffold8706, whole genome shotgun sequence genomic segment:
- the LOC117800890 gene encoding LOW QUALITY PROTEIN: olfactory receptor 4K3-like (The sequence of the model RefSeq protein was modified relative to this genomic sequence to represent the inferred CDS: inserted 1 base in 1 codon; substituted 1 base at 1 genomic stop codon) yields MAWNNQSVVTEFILRGLSNSWELQIFYFLFFSIVYASTVLGNLLIVLTMVSEPRLHSPMYFLLGNLSFIDMSLASFATPKMLADLLSEHKAISFEGCITQIFFLHLLGGAEIVLLISMSFDRYVAICKPLRYLTIMNXRMCVGLVTLSWIVGIFHALSQLAFTVNLPFCGPNEVDSFFCDLPLVIKLTCVDTYLLGVFMISTSGMIALVCFILLGISYMIFLVTVRQLSSGGSSKVLSTCSVHFTIVPLFFGPCIFIYVWPFTDFPIDKVLSVFYTIFTPLLNPVIYTXRNKDVRDSMRKLSSCIFKSRKTDHTP; encoded by the exons ATGGCCTGGAATAATCAGTCAGTCGTAACTGAATTCATACTACGGGGTCTCTCCAATTCTTGGGAACTCCAGATCttctatttcctgtttttctccatAGTCTATGCATCCACTGTACTGGGCAACCTCCTTATTGTGCTCACCATGGTGTCAGAGCCACGCCTTCACTCCCCCATGTACTTTTTGCTGGGCAATCTCTCCTTCATTGACATGTCTCTGGCTTCATTTGCCACCCCCAAAATGCTTGCAGATCTCCTTAGTGAGCACAAAGCCATCTCTTTTGAAGGCTGCATCACTCAGATATTTTTCCTGCATCTGTTAGGGGGTGCTGAGATTGTACTGCTGATATCTATGTCTTTTGATAGGTACGTGGCTATATGTAAACCTCTACGTTACTTAACCATCATGAACTGAAGGATGTGTGTTGGGCTTGTCACACTTTCCTGGATTGTTGGCATCTTCCATGCTCTGAGTCAGTTAGCATTTACTGTGAATCTGCCCTTCTGTGGACCCAATGAAGTGGACAGCTTCTTCTGTGACCTCCCCTTGGTGATCAAACTCACCTGTGTAGACACATACCTCCTGGGAGTGTTCATGATCTCAACCAGTGGCATGATTGCCCTGGTGTGTTTCATCCTCTTGGGGATTTCCTACATGATTTTCCTGGTCACTGTTCGGCAACTTTCCTCTGGTGGGTCCTCCAAAGTGCTCTCCACTTGCAGTGTCCACTTCACCATTGTGCCTCTTTTTTTTGGCCCGTGCATTTTCATCTATGTATGGCCTTTCACAGACTTCCCAATAGACAAAGTGCTCTCAGTATTTTATACCATTTTCACCCCCCTCTTGAATCCAGTGATCTATA TTAGAAATAAAGATGTCAGGGATTCCATGAGAAAACTTAGCAGCTGCATCTTTAAGTCTAGGAAGACTGATCATACCCCTTGA